A segment of the bacterium genome:
GCCGCGGTCGCGCTCATTCGGCCTCCGCGGCCGGCTCCTTCCCGTACCCAGGCCCAGCCGGTGCGGAGGACCGCGAATCTCGACGAAGGGAGTTGCTCAGTCGGCCTCGCCCAGCCCGGAATCCGCCCCACCGCATAACCCGCTGCCGACACCGGGGCGACTGTCTTCGCGGAACGCGTCTTTCAAGCGATATCCCGGCCGTACCTCGCCCCTCCCGTCCCTTGACACCTCCGTCCGCGAACTTATCATGTTCGCGTCTCATGAGGTCCACAGATCAGTCACAGGAGGAAGAGTAATGCGAATACCCGTTCTGGTCACAGCTATCTGCCTGGCACTGGTCGTGTCCTCACCCTGTATCGGCCAGTCGCTGCACAAGGTCATTCCGCTGCCGGATACGTTCTTCAACGACGGCGGCGCGAACATGGTGACCTACAACCCGGTCAACAACCAGTTCTACTTTGCCAGCGACGGCGATTCAATGGTCCTCGCAATCGACGGGACGACCTTCGCGAAGGTTGCGCTGTTGCACCTCGACTTCGATGTCACCGCGGTCGGCTGCAACCCGAAGACGGGCAAGGTCTACATCGGCACGTTCAAGGACAGCGTCGCCGTGATTGATGGACATACCAATCGGATATTGACCTACGTCGGGTGTGGAGGGGACCCCTGCTGCTTCGGCTTCGACACGCTGCTGAACAAGGTCTACTGCGGCGGCGACAACGGCATCACGGTGCTGGACGGCAGCACCGACAAGGAGCTTACGACCATCGACGTTGGCGGGGCAGGCACCGGGGCTTTCTGCTGCGTCCCAGGTGCCTCGCGAATCTATTGCTGCACCGACTGCGGCCCCGCGATAATCGACTCGAGAAGAGACAGCGTTATCATGCCGGCTTCCGGCTCGTCTGAGTTGGGATCGCTGGGGGTCGAATGGAGCCCGAAGGAGAACCGGGTATACGTCGGCTCGGATGAGACGCTCTGGGTCATCGACGTGGCCGGCGACTCCGTGCGCAAGCGTCTGGTGCCGGACACCGAGGGGTGCTGCGCGGGCGCACTGGTCTACAACCCGTCGCTCGACCAGGTGTATACGCTCGACGCCGAGAGCGGCGACCTGATGGTATTTGACTGCGGCAGAGATTCCCTTGTCGACCGGATACCGATGGTTTCACAGGCTCCTTCGTACGCCTGCGGACTGTGTGCCGACCCGTTTGTCGGCAAGGTCTATTGCGTTGACTGGGACGAAGAGGGCGGCCTCGTGACCTCGTGCGACGTCAGGGCAAGAACACTCGACCACGTGCGCGCGGGTGATGACCCGGTCGCGCTCGCCGCGAGCACGCGCGAGCGCAAACTCATGTGCGCCGACGACGTCAATCTGGACGTCTTGGTGCTGAGTACGGCAAGTGACAGCCTCCTGGCGACGGTCGCGCTCACTGACTGGTCGACCGCTGTCGCTGCCTCGCCAAGAACGAACAAGCTCTACGTCAGTTGTTTCCGCGGCGGGCTGTTGGCCCTCGACCCGCTGAGCGGGGCCCTGGTGTCACGCCTTGGTACCTTCAATACGCTCTGGTCGCTCTGCTTCGGCCTCGGGGGCAGCAGGCTGTACGCCAGTCCGGAAAGCGACCAGGAATCGCTGCTGGTCTTCGACACCAAGACCGATTCGCTGGTCGGACGACTTTCACTCGGACCGGTTGGACAGGGGGGCCTGACCCACCTCGTGGTCGACGAGGAGCGCGCCAGAATCTACTGCCTGAACGACTGTGACTCGGCGGTCGCCATTGTCGACCAGACCAACTGCACGGTCAAGGGTCATGTCATCCTGGCCGGCTCGCCGGGATGTGCCTGCCTCGACTCGGCCGCCGGACGGCTCTACGTGTCAAACACACGGTGGGATTGCATACTGTCGGTAATCGACTGCTATCGCGACTCGATTGTGGCGAATATCAGTCTGCCGTGCCCTGCGGCTGCCATGTGCACTAATCCCGGCCGCTCTGAGGTTTATGTTTCGCTGGGAGACAAGCTCATGGTATTCGATGGAATCAAGGATAGCGTCGTGGCAGCTATCGTGGCAGGCAGCGGGCACCTTGGCAGCTTCTGTCTCGACCCGGCCGACGACCGCGTCTACTGCGCGGTGGGGACTGACAAAGTCGCGGCCGTGGACTGCGCGACGCGGAAGGTCGTGGCAACCATCCAGGTAGGCTACCAACCGGACAATCTCTGGTACAATGCCGCCAGCGGCCACATCTTCTGTACCATGAGCGAGGCCGGTTCCATCGCGGCCATCGACCCGATACGTGAGTCGGTCGTGGCGGAAATCCCGATCCGCGCCTGGCCCTGCGGCTTCTCTGCTTCTCACACCGGCGAACTGGTCTTTGTAAACTCGCAGTGTAACTTCATCACCGTGGTCGGTGACCAGTTGCCCGCGAGTCCGATGACCGCGAAGACCGGCGGGGCGTTGTTCAAAGGCACCGTCTACCTGCGAGGCGGCGACCCGACTCGAATCGTGAACTCGGCCGGCCGCTGCGTCCGGACACTCGTTCCCGGCAGCAACGACATCACCGGTCTCGCCGCCGGCGTCTACTTCGCACTGCCCCAGACGCAGAACAGCAAGCCCGCGAAACTCGTCGTAATCAAGTAGCGCCGGTGTCGCAGCAAGGCGGTCGGCGGCTCAGGCCGCCTGTCCGTGATGCTAGAATCGGACTGTGAGGAGACGCAGGTTGAAGTTGACGCCCGTCCCGCCGCCGGCGCAGTCCGGACCGATGTAGGCCAGGGCCGGGCCCGCGAACCGTTGACGTCCATCCGACAACTCGTCGTCAAAGTCGGTGTAGTTGTAGCCGATTGTCCCGACGACGCCGGCGGCAACCGCCGGGATGAGCCGCGCGAACGGATTGTCATCCAGTTGCTTGCTGAACCCGGTGAGAGCGCCGACGCCGACCACGGCGGCAGTTCCCAGGGCCGCGCCGAGGTAGCCGATCCAGAACTCGTTCTGGCGGTGCATTATCAGGGCGGAGGCATCTATGCCGATCATGCACGCAACCGGATAGATAACACCGATATCCATGAGTCGGTCGGCCGTCCGGTCGTCGGAGGATTTCTGACCGAGGGAATCGGCCTTGTGGTGCAACCAACGGGGCAGGATCAGACCTCCGGCAGCACCCAACGCAGTGCCGCAGGCCGCTTCAATCGGCATCGTTCGCCACCGGGTTGACCGCCTCTCCGACATGTCACCAGTTGAGAGCGCTTCGTTCGTGACTTCGCTGTTCCCGACCGATAGCGACATCGACGGCCACCGCCAGCCCTGCAGCCAGACCAGTCCATTGTATCCAAGCACTGCCCCGACGCTGCCAACTGCGGCCGGCACCAGCCGTCGCAACACCGTATTCCCGGTCCGGGCATATGTGTATTCACCAAGGGGCTCGGCCGCGACCTCCGCGATGCCCCCCACGGCAAACCCGAACCAGAGGACACGTTCCTGCCCCACAGCCAGGCCGACGGCATCGCACCCCGCCGCGCAGGCAAACGGAGTACTGACAGCTATCAAGGTGACGAGATTCACGGAGCCGATGAGAGCGTCGAGGCCGGTGTGAGTAAGGGGAATCTGGAGATTGCCGACGTGGTCCTTCAGGACGCCGACGCCGGTCCCGACCGCGGTCCCTGCACCCCACTCCAGTGTGGCGGCCCACCATGTCAACTCGGGGCCATCCATGTCCTCTTCCGCGAACCGCCACGGGTCGACCTCCTGCCCTCGGACGCAAGGTACCCACAGCAGCAGGAAGGGCATCAACAGAAAAAGGCCATGCGCGACGAGGTTCCGGACCCGGCCGGACCCATCTGCGCCGTTGGCCATCATTGATATTTTAGGCACCGCTCGCCGCGTGTCAACCGCGCCACAAGCGCAGTGGAATGACCCCATGTCCGCCCCGCAGACACAAGGGGTCCGGCCCCGCGCAAGTGACTTCTGCAACTCCGTACCGATCAGCCAGTCGTTGATGTCCGCTGCCGGCACGACAAGCGGAACCCGCCGGGCATGGAGCCCGGCGGGCAAATGCGTCAGGCGGTTTTGAGGCGGGGGCTAGATTCCGGAGACGAACGTTTCGACCGCGGCCGTGTGACGCCCGCCTTTGACCTCGGCATTCCTGAGGGCCTGCGTCGCCACCGGCTGCTGTCCGCACAGCTCAGTCATTCCCTGCAGAGTGCCCTCTGTGCCGCTGCCGCCAAAGGTCACGAAGAACGCAACCCGCTTGAACTTACCCTTGTTCTGCGTGAGGTAAGTCCTCAGCGGGCTCGCCATCGAACTCGCCCAGACCGGCGTGCCCAGCACTACCACGTCGTACTGCCCCGGGTCTTTGGCGGTCGGCCGGATTTCAGGCAGGGTCTTGCGCATGGCCTCGCGCCCGGAGCGCAACCAGCCAAAGAGTCCCTTGCGGCTGCGCACGTCCTGGATGCCCTCGATGTCGCACTTCAACTTGGCGGCTATTAACTCCGCCACTTGTCGCGTCGTACCGCCTCGGGAATAATAGACCACCAACCGCTTGCTGTTTGTCGTACTCAAGAGAACACCTCGACTTGGCTATTTCTGAGCGGCTTCTTTTTCGCGCTTGGACTCTTCGATTACCTTCTGCGTCGTCTCGCGCGGAGCCTCTTCGTAGTGCGAGAACTCCATCGTGAAGAATCCGCGCCCCTGGGTCATCGAGCGGAGGCTGTTCGAGTACTTGTACATCTCGGCCATTGGGGCCTGGGCCTTGATGACCTGCAGGTTGCCCTGCACTTCCATGCCCATGATGCGGCCGCGCCGGGCGTTCATGTCGCCCATCACGTCGCCGGTGAACTGGTCGGGGACCGTCACCTCGACGTTCATGATCGGTTCCAGCAGCACGAGCCCGGCCTTTTCGCAGCAGTTCCGGAATGCAAGCGAGCCGGCCAGCTTGAAGGCGATATCGGAGGAGTCAACGTCGTGGTAGGAGCCGTCGAAGACGACCGCCCGGATGTCCATCATGTGGTACCCGGCCAGCACGCCCTTCTCCATCGTCTCGACGATGCCCTTTTCAATCGGCGGGATGAACTTGGTCGGAATCGAGCCGCCCTTGATCTCGCTCACGAACTCGAACCCGGTACCGCGCGTCACCGGCTCCAGCCTGAGCCAGCAGTCGCCGAACTGGCCGCGGCCTCCGGTCTGCTTCTTATGCCGTCCCTGGGCCTCGCACTTCTTGGTGATGGTCTCGCGGTAGGGAATGCGGGGCTTAACCAGGTCGACCGTGACGTCGAACCGGCGCTTGAGCCGGGCGACCAGTACGTCGAGGTGCAGCTCGCCCATGCCGTTGATGAGCTGCTGCGCGATCTCGGCGTTGAACTCGTACGAGAACGTCGGGTCCTCCTCGCGCAGCCGGGAGAGGCCGGTCGACACGCGCTCCTCGTCGCCCTTGGTGTGCGGGACGATAGCGACGGAAATGCAAGGCTTGGGGAAGGCGACGGGCGGAAGCTTCGCCGGCTGGCGCCGGTCACAGAGCGTGTCGCCGGTGTGAGTTTCCTTCAGCTTTACCAGCGCGCCGATCATACCGGTAGTCAGTTTGTTGACCTCGATCCGCTCCTTGCCCTTCACCACGTACATCTGGTTGACCTTCTCCTCACGCTCGGTCGTGGCATTCAGGACAACGCCGCCGGTTTCCAGCCTGCCGCGGAACACGCGGACCAGGCTCATGTCGCCGACGTGGGCCTCGGAAATGGTCTTGAATATGAAGGCGCAAACCGGTCCGTTCTCATCCGGCTTAATCTCGAGCGCCTCGCCCGACTCGGGCTTGGTCGCGGCCTGAGGCGGCATGTCGAGCGGGCCGGGCAGCACGTCCACCGCCAGGTCGAGCAGCACGTCGGCGCCGATCTGGGCAAGCGCGTCTCCGCAGACCAGCGGATAGACGACGCCGGCCTTGATGCCCTTCCGGACCGCGGCGCGCATTTCATCCGGCGCGATGCTGCCGCCCTCGATGAACTTCTCCATCAGGGTTTCATCGACCTCGGCCGCGGCCTCAACCAGCTTCTCCTTCCACTGGCTGATGGCGTCGGCCATGTCCGCCGGCACGGGAATCTCCTTGCGCACACCGTTGCTGTAGCTGTACGCCTTGTCGTTCAACAGGTCGACGACGCCGCTCAGCCCGGCTTCCTTGCCGATCGGCAGGAATACCGGCGTGACGCGCGTACCGAAGGCCTTGCGCAGGTCCTCGGCCGAGGTGTCGAAGCTGGCGTGTTCCTTCGTAAGCTTGTTGAGGAAGACCGCGCGGGGCAACTTGGCATCGTCGAGCCGGCGCCATGTCATCTCGGTGCCGACCTCGACTCCGGAAGAAGCGTCGACGACAACGATGCCGTTATCTATCGCCCTCACGCCGGATACGACACTGCCGAAGAAGTCCGCGTAACCCGGAGTGTCTACGAGGTTTACGAGCGTATCCTTCCAGTCGCCGTGTCCGAGCGACAGATTGATGGATATCTTGCGGCTGATCTCGTCCTCGTCGTAGTCCAGGAGTGATGACCCCTCGGCCACCGAGCCGAGCCGGGTGTTCTGCTTCATTGCGAGCAGCAGCGCCTCGCAGAGCGAGGTCTTGCCCGAACTGGCATGGCCGAAGAAGCCTAGATTGCGGATCTTTTCCGCAGTGTACTCTTTCAAGGGGTCCTCCTGAAGTATTGTCTAAAAGCTGAGCGGTATCATACCGAAACCTTCAGGCAAGTCAATCGCAGGTGGTCATTGACGCGCCCCGGCGCTCGGCGGCGCGGCTTCCTGCACCGCGGTTTCTAATCTCAAATCGTACGGTTCGATTGTGACGACACGTATCTCTGACTCTGCCTCGCATCGTACCTCTCATTGCAGGTCAGAAAGTGCCGGCCAAAGTTCCGTCCAAGGTATCGTCAACTGTATGGTGAACTACGTCAGTCAGTATGTCGTCAACTGCGTAGCGAATTGCGTCCGGAACTGAATAGGGAATTGTTCGCGGCATTCTATCGCGCATCCTCCGAGAAACTGCTCGCGACATTGTCCCCGTCATTATCCGCGACATTCTTCGACTCAATGTTCGCGTCAAAGTTCGACTGATTGTGGGCTCAAACGTGTCTGGCAACGTGTCGGCTACTGCAGCCCCTTAGGCAGTCTCCGGGCCGAGGCGTGGACGGCAGAATTGTGGTCAGGTGTCCGGCCCTCACCACATATTGTGGACCTCCCAGACCCCCAAATGCGCACCTCGGCTCGCCAAATCCGGCCCAAGATGACCGGAAGACAGGTATTTCCGGCCAGAATGACATCACGTAAGTCACGCATTTCCCGTCCAGGGGTCGTTGGGGGGAGGTCTACCCCGGACCTTGTCCCGGCGCTTATGGCGGTGCTTATCCCGACGCTTATCCCGATGCTTATGTCGGCGCTTATCCCGATGCTTATGACGGCGCTTGTCACGACGCTTATGACAGCGCTTGTCACGATGCTTATGACAGCGCTTGTCACGATGCTTGTGACAGCGCTTGTCACGATGCTTGTGACAGCGCTTATCACGACGCTTATGGGGGCGCTTATCCAGACGCTTATGACGGTGCTTATCCCGGCGCTCATGGGAGTGCTTATCCCGACGCTTCTGAGGGTGCTTATCACGGCGCCGGATTTCAGCCGCAACGGCCCTGCGGCACTCGGCTTGACCGCGGGACAGTCCTTGGAAGCTTTCTGACGTGTAGGCTGAGCTCTTCGAAACCTCGATGAATACTTGGGACAGTTGTATCCTTCTATCGTCCGCGTTCAGTCTCACGCAAACATGAAGGCTGCCCGCGTGGGTGCGGGCAGGCTGAAAGAGAGAAGCTGTTTGTCCTACTTGGTCAGGACAACCTTGGAGACGCTGGACGCTTGACGCCTCACGCCCGACGCCTGACGGACAAAGTACACGCCCGGAGCCAGCGCCCGCACATCATTCGCGCCGGCTCTCAGGTTCATCACCTTCCGCCCGCTGACGTCCAGCAGTTCGGCCCTGTATGCTGTATGCTGTCTACTGCCTACTTCCAGATTCAGCACTCCCCTCACAACGCTCGCCCCCTTCCGCGCCTGCGCCAATCCGAGTTGCTTCGGCTCGGCGACTGCGACCTGCGTGGACTCGAAGACCCAGACGCCAGCGCCATAGCACGACGCATACACATAGGGCGCGGAATAGGTCAGACGCATCGCGACATCCGCCACAGGGCTAGTCGCCAAGACCCGCATGTTGTGCGGGCTCGACACGTCTAGCAGAAGCACAGCATCCTGACACGCGACGTACGCCAGGCTGTCCGTCACTACGACGTCATATGCGTTGAACACCCCGCACAGCGAATCGACTGGGAAGGGCATGGTCGGCCTGGCAACGTTGTAAACGTAGAGGCCACCGTCCGCCAAGTACGCCAGCGTGTCCTTCACGAACACCCCGTTCGCTCCATGCAAGATGCTGTCGACCACAACCGGGTTAGTCGGGTCGGCTACGTTGATAATAGCAAACGGGTAACTAGCAACGTACGCAAGCGAGTCGACTAGACTCAGTCCGTAGGAATCATCTCCCAACACGCAGCTCCCCACCAGCACCGGCTGGCGCGGGCGGGCGACATTGACGACATTGAATCGTAGGTAGCCCACCAGGTAGACAAACGTGTCACGCAAGACCATGTCCTCTGGGATGGTTTGAACAACTCCGCTGCCGACTTGCGTGGGCCGTGTTGGGTCGCTAACGAGCATGCTACGAAAGAACGGACTGGGATTCCAGCCAACGAACACAAAGCTGTCTCGACCAGCCGCCGACCAGCAGGTCGAAACTGTGGAATCGATTCCCCCAAGTTCGACTGGTCGCGCCGGGTCAGTCACATCTAGGATTCTGAGTCCGCCCTGATAGTCAGCTACGTATGCCCTGTCTCCATCCAGCGAGACATCCTGTGCAACATCAGCCTTCAGGACGCTCGTATCGTAGACTGGGGCATTGATGTTGGCCATGTCTATTGTCGCCAGCCCCTTCATGTCAGCAACGTAGGCCCAGTTGGAAGCCCAATCTGCCCATACCGCATAGTTGTCGCCCGGCGTCGCGCAGGACGAGACAACGCGCGGATGTGCTGAGTCTTGAATGTCCACAATCGTGAACTCATAGGCCGGATTCTGATACCCGGAAACAAACGCGAACGGCCCGCTGAGGTGAACGCCCCAGCCGCCGACGCTATCTATGGAGCCTATTCTCGTGACGTTGGCCGGGTCCGAGATGTCTAGGACATCGAATCGGAAGTGGTCGTCGAGCGTGCTCCAATAGATGGAGGCAACGCAGATGTTGCCCCGCGCATCAGCCGCAAGGGCATAATTCGCGTACGTGCCGACCCGCTTCGGAACCGCCGGGTTCGACACGTCGATGAACCCCAGCACGTCATTGAGTTCTCTCGCTACCGCAACCGTCGCCGTCGCCGTCGCGACGTAACCGCTGTCCTGGCACGTGCCGAGCAGGCGAGGATTCACGGTGTTGCCGATGCTGTAGGAATAGAACGTACCGTAACTGGCAAAGTAGAGAAAGGTATCGTAGACGGCAAAGTCACCGACCCCGTACGGAATGACGTTGCGGTAGA
Coding sequences within it:
- a CDS encoding flavodoxin, whose protein sequence is MSTTNSKRLVVYYSRGGTTRQVAELIAAKLKCDIEGIQDVRSRKGLFGWLRSGREAMRKTLPEIRPTAKDPGQYDVVVLGTPVWASSMASPLRTYLTQNKGKFKRVAFFVTFGGSGTEGTLQGMTELCGQQPVATQALRNAEVKGGRHTAAVETFVSGI
- the fusA gene encoding elongation factor G, with amino-acid sequence MKEYTAEKIRNLGFFGHASSGKTSLCEALLLAMKQNTRLGSVAEGSSLLDYDEDEISRKISINLSLGHGDWKDTLVNLVDTPGYADFFGSVVSGVRAIDNGIVVVDASSGVEVGTEMTWRRLDDAKLPRAVFLNKLTKEHASFDTSAEDLRKAFGTRVTPVFLPIGKEAGLSGVVDLLNDKAYSYSNGVRKEIPVPADMADAISQWKEKLVEAAAEVDETLMEKFIEGGSIAPDEMRAAVRKGIKAGVVYPLVCGDALAQIGADVLLDLAVDVLPGPLDMPPQAATKPESGEALEIKPDENGPVCAFIFKTISEAHVGDMSLVRVFRGRLETGGVVLNATTEREEKVNQMYVVKGKERIEVNKLTTGMIGALVKLKETHTGDTLCDRRQPAKLPPVAFPKPCISVAIVPHTKGDEERVSTGLSRLREEDPTFSYEFNAEIAQQLINGMGELHLDVLVARLKRRFDVTVDLVKPRIPYRETITKKCEAQGRHKKQTGGRGQFGDCWLRLEPVTRGTGFEFVSEIKGGSIPTKFIPPIEKGIVETMEKGVLAGYHMMDIRAVVFDGSYHDVDSSDIAFKLAGSLAFRNCCEKAGLVLLEPIMNVEVTVPDQFTGDVMGDMNARRGRIMGMEVQGNLQVIKAQAPMAEMYKYSNSLRSMTQGRGFFTMEFSHYEEAPRETTQKVIEESKREKEAAQK